The Echinicola rosea genome has a segment encoding these proteins:
- a CDS encoding amylo-alpha-1,6-glucosidase codes for MSYIHFDKTELINLNYSLEKETIRSNRSGCYTSTTIIGCNTRKYHGLLVAPQPQIDSQLHVLLSTIHETVIQRGASFNLGICKYPGTYSPRGHKYLEDYSSEPIPNLIYRVGGVVLQKEIILDTTADRMMIKYTLLDAHSPTTLRLSPFLAFRGYHSLSKANTYVNKKSNKVKNGLEFKLYEAYSPLSLQISKKNDFIAVPDWYYDIEYIREKERGYDFLEDLYVPGYFEFPIEKGESVIFAAGLEEADPESLAEAFDRELKRRTPRDNFENCLKNAAGQFISRRGDETRVIAGYPWFGWWGRDTLIALPGLTLTQGDYSTFKDVMRTLSKDIQGAMFPNIGSGGQYNMNTLDAPLWYFWAWQQYENHTGDRKTITDQYLPKLKGIIDGLIAGSDFNIKVLENGLLYGGKEGIALTWMDAVTTDGPVTPRIGCPVEINALWYNALCYYHELTNEGFAKELAEKVKTSFNGAFWDKSKEYLADVVDGSHTDWSVRPNMVFATSLPYSPLDDVQKAAVLETVKSHLLTPRGLRTLAPGNPAYKGYYQGNQYQRDNAYHQGTVWPWLLGHFVEGYLKIHGKAGKNIIKKLIKGFDDTMSQYGVGSIAEIYDGDPPHRPKGAISQAWSVGELLRIMQLVNHY; via the coding sequence ATGAGCTACATCCATTTTGATAAGACAGAATTAATTAACTTAAATTATTCTCTCGAAAAAGAAACCATTCGATCCAATCGATCGGGATGCTACACCAGCACCACCATCATAGGATGTAACACCAGGAAATACCATGGACTGTTAGTGGCTCCTCAGCCACAAATCGACTCACAGCTTCATGTCTTATTGTCCACCATTCATGAAACGGTCATCCAACGCGGAGCCAGCTTTAACTTGGGCATCTGCAAGTACCCAGGCACTTATTCCCCCAGAGGGCATAAATACCTGGAGGATTACAGCTCCGAGCCTATCCCCAACCTTATATATAGGGTAGGAGGCGTAGTGCTTCAAAAAGAGATTATCCTAGACACCACCGCAGACAGAATGATGATCAAATATACCCTGCTGGACGCCCACTCTCCCACTACCTTACGGCTTAGTCCTTTTTTGGCCTTCCGGGGCTATCACAGCCTGTCCAAAGCCAACACCTATGTCAATAAAAAATCCAACAAGGTAAAAAACGGTCTTGAATTCAAACTGTACGAAGCATACTCCCCGCTATCCCTACAAATCTCGAAAAAAAATGATTTTATCGCCGTACCCGACTGGTATTATGATATCGAGTACATCCGGGAAAAGGAACGTGGCTATGATTTTTTGGAAGACCTATATGTACCAGGCTATTTTGAATTCCCCATTGAAAAAGGAGAATCGGTCATTTTTGCAGCAGGCCTCGAAGAAGCCGACCCTGAATCGCTGGCGGAGGCTTTTGACCGGGAACTCAAACGTAGAACCCCCAGAGACAATTTCGAAAACTGTCTTAAAAATGCTGCGGGACAGTTTATCAGCCGACGGGGTGACGAAACCCGGGTCATCGCAGGTTATCCTTGGTTTGGCTGGTGGGGCAGGGACACCTTGATCGCCCTGCCTGGGCTCACCCTGACACAAGGTGACTACAGCACATTTAAGGATGTCATGCGTACCCTCTCCAAGGACATCCAAGGAGCCATGTTCCCCAATATTGGCAGCGGAGGGCAATACAACATGAACACCCTGGACGCCCCCTTATGGTATTTTTGGGCTTGGCAGCAATATGAGAATCATACTGGCGACCGCAAAACCATCACCGATCAATATCTCCCAAAACTCAAAGGCATCATCGACGGGCTCATTGCCGGAAGTGACTTTAACATCAAAGTATTGGAAAATGGCCTGCTCTATGGAGGAAAGGAAGGCATTGCCCTTACCTGGATGGATGCCGTCACCACAGATGGCCCCGTCACCCCAAGGATCGGCTGCCCGGTAGAGATCAACGCACTCTGGTACAATGCACTCTGCTACTACCATGAGCTCACCAATGAAGGTTTTGCCAAAGAGCTTGCCGAAAAAGTAAAAACTTCATTTAACGGGGCCTTTTGGGACAAAAGCAAAGAATACCTTGCAGATGTTGTCGATGGCTCCCATACAGACTGGTCCGTCCGTCCCAATATGGTTTTTGCCACATCCTTGCCTTACAGCCCACTGGATGATGTCCAAAAAGCCGCGGTCTTGGAAACCGTGAAATCCCACCTCCTCACGCCTAGGGGATTGAGAACTCTCGCTCCGGGCAATCCTGCTTATAAAGGCTATTACCAAGGCAACCAATACCAGCGCGACAATGCCTATCACCAGGGAACAGTCTGGCCTTGGCTTCTTGGCCATTTCGTAGAAGGCTATTTAAAAATCCACGGCAAAGCCGGTAAAAACATCATCAAAAAACTGATCAAAGGCTTTGATGACACCATGTCCCAATACGGGGTGGGGTCCATTGCGGAAATATACGACGGCGACCCGCCACATCGTCCAAAAGGCGCCATTTCGCAAGCCTGGAGTGTCGGAGAGTTGCTCCGGATCATGCAATTAGTAAATCACTATTAA
- a CDS encoding dihydroorotase produces MKKRILITDANIVNEGKIIRGDVYIQEGLIFAAGGNLKDFQKEADITIDAKGKYLLPGLIDDQVHFREPGLTHKAEIYTEAKAAVAGGVTTFMEMPNTVPQATTLELLEEKYKIASEKSLANYSFYLGATNDNLDELLKADPSTICGIKVFQGSSTGNMLVDNQETLEGIFEKCEMLIATHSENDDIIKANLEKYKAEYGDDIPIKYHPKIRSAEACYDASKRVVDLARKYGTKLHILHISTAKEVMLFDNTLPLEEKRITAEACIHHMWFSEKDYDKKGTLIKWNPAVKTATDRDEILKGVLDDHIDVIATDHAPHTLKEKENPYTKAPSGGPLVQHSLVALLEMYHQGKITLEQIVQKACHNVAILFEIDKRGYIRPGYHADLVLVDLDDPWEVKKENILSKCGWSPFEGQVFQSKVTHTLVSGHIAYENEAFDEAQKGERLKFSRK; encoded by the coding sequence ATGAAGAAGCGTATATTGATCACTGATGCAAATATAGTAAATGAAGGTAAGATTATCCGAGGGGATGTTTATATACAGGAAGGATTGATCTTCGCTGCCGGTGGAAACCTGAAGGATTTTCAGAAAGAAGCGGACATTACCATAGATGCAAAAGGGAAATATTTGCTTCCCGGGCTGATCGATGACCAGGTTCATTTCCGTGAGCCAGGCCTCACCCACAAAGCCGAAATCTACACTGAAGCCAAAGCTGCCGTCGCCGGCGGTGTCACCACCTTTATGGAAATGCCCAACACCGTTCCCCAAGCGACGACGTTGGAGCTTTTAGAGGAAAAATATAAAATAGCTTCCGAAAAGTCACTGGCCAATTACTCGTTTTATCTCGGTGCCACCAACGATAACTTGGACGAACTCCTAAAAGCCGATCCCAGCACTATCTGCGGCATCAAGGTATTCCAAGGCTCCTCCACAGGCAATATGCTGGTGGACAATCAAGAAACCTTGGAAGGGATCTTCGAAAAATGTGAGATGCTCATCGCTACACATAGCGAAAATGATGACATCATCAAGGCCAACCTGGAAAAATACAAGGCGGAATACGGTGACGACATCCCGATAAAATACCACCCAAAAATCCGATCGGCAGAGGCATGCTATGATGCTTCCAAACGGGTAGTGGACCTGGCCAGAAAATATGGCACCAAGCTCCACATCCTTCATATCAGCACGGCTAAGGAAGTCATGCTATTTGACAATACCCTGCCGCTGGAGGAAAAGCGCATTACTGCAGAAGCCTGTATTCACCATATGTGGTTTTCTGAAAAAGATTACGATAAAAAAGGAACCTTGATCAAGTGGAATCCGGCTGTAAAAACGGCCACAGACCGAGACGAGATCTTAAAAGGTGTATTGGATGACCACATTGACGTAATCGCTACAGACCACGCCCCTCACACCTTGAAAGAAAAGGAAAATCCTTACACCAAAGCCCCTTCCGGCGGCCCCTTGGTACAGCATAGCTTGGTAGCCCTTTTGGAAATGTACCATCAAGGAAAAATCACGCTGGAGCAAATCGTCCAAAAAGCCTGTCATAATGTCGCTATTTTGTTCGAAATTGACAAAAGAGGCTATATCCGGCCTGGATATCATGCCGATTTGGTCCTTGTGGACTTGGATGACCCTTGGGAGGTAAAAAAGGAAAACATCCTTTCCAAATGCGGATGGTCCCCATTTGAAGGACAAGTATTCCAATCAAAAGTAACCCATACACTCGTTTCCGGACACATTGCGTACGAAAACGAGGCATTTGATGAAGCACAAAAAGGAGAACGACTTAAATTTTCCAGAAAATAA